A region of the Chloroflexota bacterium genome:
CTGGCCTACCTGCGTTGCCCGCTGGCACACCACAAAGCGATCCGCACCACCAACCTGCTGGAGCGCGCTTTTCAGGAGAGCCGTCGGCGCACCAGGGTGATCCCACATTTCTTCACCGAGAAAGCGTGCCTGAAACTGGTCTTCTCGGCCTTGTGGCAGGCAAGTCAGCGTTGGCGACGGGTGAGCATGACCGAGTTGGAGCAGCAACAACTGCATCTCCTGCGCCGCGAACTCGGATTGCCATTGTACAACACATAGGAGGGCTGTACTGATCATAGCGTACCTACGTCGCCTATTTTACAGGAAAAACCTGACTTGACCTACCTGAGGACCACTTCCTGGTCAAACTGAATCACGTGGTCCCTTGGGAGCAATTCACCGCGAAACTAGTTCAATATTACAGAGGCCGCGCCCAGGAGGGGCGTCCGCCCTATGACCCGGTCGTGGTCTTAAAAATGCTGCTCGTCTCCTACTTGTACAATATCTCTGAGCGTGATACAGAAGACCTGGCTAACTTCTACCTGCCGGTAAAGTATTTCTTGGGCCTGGGGGTAGACGAGAAGGCCCCTGATCACAGCACTCTGACCGCTTTCAAGAATCGCATCCTGGAGAATGGCAAACTGGCTGCCTACCAGAGCCTGCTCCAAGAGATCGTCCGCCTAGCCCAGGAACGGGGCGTGGCCTTCGGCTCCATCCAGGTTGTAGATAGCACCCATTCCATCGCTGATGTGAACGTGGAGAAGGAGGAACATAGGCAGAAGGAAGGCAAACCCCCTCGGGACAACCACGCCAGTTGGGGGTGAAGGGAAGCAAAAAAGTGCGAGGGGAGAGGGGAGTCCGAAAACAGCCACAATACTTTTACGGGTACAAGCAGCATGTCAGTTTCAACGCCCAGGCAGAGATCATCACCAGCCTTTGTTGCTCCACAGGTCATGATTACGATGGGCACTACCTTCCTCGCCTGGTCGAAGCCGACCTGGCATTAGGACTACCGGTAGAGACTTACGCTGCAGATCGGGGCTACGACGACTCAGAGAATCACGTTTTCCTGGCTGAAAACGGTTTGCATTCCGCTATTCGGCTGAACAGTTATCGGACTCGGAAGAAAGACCTCAACAAGAGGGTGTGGCTGGAAAAGGAAGTTAGTGAGCCATATCAGGCCGGTTTGAAAGAGAGGTACAAGATCGAGCGCAAGTTTGGTGAGGGCAAGAGATATCACGGGATGGGGAGGTGCCGCTACCTTGGCCTGGTCCGCTACGCCATTCAGAGCATTCTGACGGCCATCGTATTGAATCTCAAGCGGTTGGTGAAGTTGCTCACTGGAGTCTCATTCCGAGGCCGGGCCAAAGTAGTGGTCTAGACCGAGGGAGGAGTGCGTCTGAGAGAGGAAGAGGGTAGAGCGAAAGGCGGTTAGAGGATGGAAAATGGCCTGATCAGCACTAGGCTTGGCTTTCTAAGAGGTTCTCACAAGCCTGTGATAGGTTTGTAACCTGTCAATTTTTCCTCTCCGCTAGAGAGTTAGCTCTCAATAACCCACTTTTTCAACACTCTCTTTAACGACGGTTTTGAAAAGTCAACTTTGTCGGCGGCAACTTCGACACACAACTGGATGCATCCAGTACCTTACAGTAGTGTTTGTCTAATCCAAGCATCCTGAATTTGTACTGTATGAGATGCGAGGTCTTTGACGAAAATTGCGAGTTTGTGTTAGTATGACAACACTCTGTTAGGATCTCCCGAAAAGGGCGTTTTGCTGTTACTCGGGCGAGAACGAGAGAGCAATTCGGATATGTGTGATCGAGCCAGTAGATTTGTAAGCGTTCTATTGTTGGGTTTTCTCGTGCTAGGGATAGCCTACAGCTTTGCTAACCCGCCCTTCGAGAGCCCCGATGAGATGCAGCACTTTGCTTACGTGCGCCATCTGGCCGAGGGACGTGGCCTACCTCCACAGGGGAAGGAAGCGCTGACAAGCCCTAGCCGGCAAGAGGGCAGCCAGCCACCCCTCTATTATGTCCTCGCCGGCATAGTAACCACCTGGGTGGATGCCAACAACTTCCCCGCTATAGTGCGTCTCAATCCACACTACTGGCCCGAGGCGTATGGTACGGAGTACGACAACAAGAATGTGGTGTTGCACACGACCCAAGAATGGCCGCCCGAGCATACGTACCTCGCACTATATCTCTCACGCTGGGTATCGCTTCTCATGGGCATGGTAGCAGTGTTCACGACGTATCTTCTCTCTCGCGAGGTGTTTCACGGAGATCGGTGGCTGGTGCTCGCACCGCCGCTATTGCTATCTTGCACCCCGCAGTTTCTCTTTATCAGTGCATCAGTGAACAACGATGCGACAGCAGCAGCTACCTGTGGCTTGGCCTTATGGACCATGGCCCATCTAATACGCTCGGGACCCTCATGGCGGTGGATCATTGCCTTAGGCGTGGCAGTAGGTCTAGCCTGTCTTGCTAAGATAAGTGCTCTGGGCTTGATACCCTTGGCCATATTGACATTACTGGCAGCCAAAGATCACTTTCACTCATCTCGACCGCTCATTCTTATGGGTGCGGTCCTCCTAGTACTCGTTTCCCTCATTGCAGGCTGGTGGTATGTGCGCAATTGGCTGCTCTATGGTAATCCCTTGGGTTGGGACACACACTTCGCTATGGATTGGGTCCGGACGACGCCTGCACCGCTATCCCGTCTCTGGGCGCAACTGCCCGCCGTTGGAAGGTCCTACTTCGCTGCTTTTGGCTGGGGTAATGTGCAGTTCCCTTCTCGGGTTTATAGCGCCATTGCCACATTCGGACTTGCGGCTTTCGTCGGTTTGATAATCTACGCTGTAAAACCCCTGCCTGCCTCTGGGTCTCGTGTGATATGCCTCCTGACGCTTTGGGTAGGAGTAATGCTGGCTGCGTTGTTACTATGGATGCGATGGGTTACGGCTCCACACGGGCGCTTGCTCTTCCCTGCCGCTCCCGCTATCTCGGTCCTGCTTGTATTAGGCTGGCGGCGTTTGGTGCCCGCAAAGTGGGAACGAATTCTGCTCCTACCGCTGGCTGCGGTGTTCGTATTCGCACTGGCCGCGCCAGTTGCCGTGATCCGACCCACCTACGCTCGCCCACAGCAAGTAGCGCCTTCAGAGATCCCTTTGCGCTACTACGGGGATTTGGCTGCACTTTGGGATTTCCGCATTTCGCCTGAACGAGTGGTAGCAGGTGAGAACGCGTGGGTCACCCTTTGCTGGCGCGCATTAGGGGAGACCACAAAGGATTACAGCGTATTCGTGCAAATAGTGGGGCATGGCGATGAGATCGTGGCCGACCGTTATACATATCCTGGGCTTGGTTCCTATCCTACGAGCCAATGGCAACTTGGCGACGCCTTTTGCGATACTCTGCGTGTCCCTATCCCCCCTCGAGCACCCGCGCCCAGCCTTTACCGCGTGGCCGTAGGGCTGTTTAACCATCAGACCCAAGAGCGATTACCCATTTACTTGGCGGATGGGACGCCAACCGATGATCCCTTTGTGGGTCAGATCAAGGTACGTTCTCCAACGGAGAAAACTGTCACTATACCCAACCCCTTAGTTGCCCAGTTTGGGGAGGAGATCGCTTTGCTTGGATATAGGATAGATCAGCAGCCAAGCAAGCCCGGTAGTCGTGTCTCCTTAGCTTTGTACTGGCAAGCGTTACGGATGCCCTCAGCAGATCACACGGTATTCGTGCATCTGTGCGACCAGAAGGGCAAAATCGTGGCCCAGGCCGATGGTGAGCCGCAGGACGGCAATTATCCCACTTCCTGGTGGGATGCTGGGGAAACAGTGGTGGACGAGCGTTCGCTGACAGCGCCATTGAAGCCAGGGAAATATTCCCTGGTGGTAGGATTATATGACCGGACAACAGGTACTCGGCTATCAGTGTCCGGTGGAGCATTTGAAAGCATAGAAGAGGTTGTGCTGCCAGTTCAAGTAACGGTGCAATGATGTCTTGCCACGCGATGCCCATCCGGCTGCTATTGGCAGCCCTCATACTCATCGCCTTCGGCGTGCGCGTTTACCGCTTGGAGGCTCAACCGCTCTGGACCGACGAAGGATTAAGTCTTTATCGCGCTCGATTGGATTTACCAGGCATCTTGAGCAACGAGATCGTGGTGCGCGGTGTAGTCACCAAGGACACGACCCCGCCGTTTTATTTCCTGCTGTTGCATTTTCTGAGAGCAGGAGCAGGTGAATCAGTCTTTGCCCTGCGCATGTTAGGCGTAATGGCTGGCGTACTGATGGTGCCATTGCTATTCTTGTTAGGGCAACGGCTTTTCTCTAAGCAAGCCGGCCTAGCAACAGCGTTCTTAGGTGCACTCTCACCATTCCATGTCTGGTACAGCCAGGATGCGCGTACCTATTCCCTGCTCATTGCGCTGAGTCTAATCTCAGTATACGCTTTGTTGCGCATGAGAGATCACCTTGCGTCACGTTCCCAGCGGGTTATGTGGGTCGGTGCTTGGGTACTGGCAGGGGTGACAATGCTCTACACCCATTACACGGGCTTCTTAGTCCTCGCTTTTGAAGGCGTGGTGCTCATTGTGGACAGTGTACTGCGGTCACGGAGACGTTGGCTACTGGCTGTAGGCATCCTTGCCAGCCTGCCTACCATCCCCCTAGTGCAATACGCTGTCTGGAGAACTCAGCACGTTAGTGAATACGGCGTGGCTTTTCGCCCGCTGGATCGCATTTTTCAGGAACTCATCAGCGCGTTCAGTCTGGGTCTCTCAGAGACGCTGGTACATCCCTGGTGGGCAATTCTGCCTTTCTTGGCGCTCGCGATCTTGGGCGCATTTTGGGTGCGAGATAGGCAATGGAGACCCTCACTGTTTTTGCTGGCCTATTTTCTCGTCCCGGTGCTCATCTTTTTCGTCATCACTTTATTCAAGCCCCTTTATACCGGCCCTCGCCACCTGATCATCGTGCTGCCGGCTTTCCTACTGCTGATGGGGCAGGGCCTGGCTCTTCTCTGGGAGCGACAGAAATTCCTGTTCGCTATGGCTGCCCTGTGGGTAACCGCAGGTATGATCATCTGGCTGAATACCCAGTTCACCGACATTCGGTTTGTGAAAGATGATATCCGCTCCGCAGCGGCTTACATAACGGAAAATGCCCGGGCGGATGATATCGTGATACTACATGATGCCATCATCGGCTTTGTGTTCGATTACTACTATGAAGGCGCTGCCCCGTGGACTGTCATCCCAGAATACACCCAGAATGACCAAAATACTGCCCTAATGGAGTTCCAAGAGGCTGCAGAGACCCATCGCCGCACGTGGTTTCTCTACTGGCCACCGCCCCGGGCGGCCTTTCCCCCAGATTTGCTGCCCAATTGGGCCGACGCCAACCTCCTGAAATACGACCAGGTGGTTTTCCCGTTCATGTGGCTACCGATGGGTGTAGCAGTCTATGGGCCGCGATACCCCGCGGTTTCCACCCCCCCGGATGATGCAGTGCCAATCTACAGAGAATGGGAGACTGGCCTGCAGTTGGCAGCAGTCAGCCTGCCGACGAGTCCATCGTTGGCGGGAGAAAAGATATCTTTCCATTTGTACTGGTTGGCAGGACCCGATAACCAGCCTGATTACCACCTCCAGTTCCGCCTCATTGATCCTCAAGGGCAGGAATGGGCGGGATGGGATGGCCCTATTTTCAAATTCTTACCGACACGCGCCTGGCCAAAAGGACAGTTCATGGTCCAGGAAGTAGAGTTCAGGCTACCACCCGATTTGC
Encoded here:
- a CDS encoding glycosyltransferase family 39 protein: MQHFAYVRHLAEGRGLPPQGKEALTSPSRQEGSQPPLYYVLAGIVTTWVDANNFPAIVRLNPHYWPEAYGTEYDNKNVVLHTTQEWPPEHTYLALYLSRWVSLLMGMVAVFTTYLLSREVFHGDRWLVLAPPLLLSCTPQFLFISASVNNDATAAATCGLALWTMAHLIRSGPSWRWIIALGVAVGLACLAKISALGLIPLAILTLLAAKDHFHSSRPLILMGAVLLVLVSLIAGWWYVRNWLLYGNPLGWDTHFAMDWVRTTPAPLSRLWAQLPAVGRSYFAAFGWGNVQFPSRVYSAIATFGLAAFVGLIIYAVKPLPASGSRVICLLTLWVGVMLAALLLWMRWVTAPHGRLLFPAAPAISVLLVLGWRRLVPAKWERILLLPLAAVFVFALAAPVAVIRPTYARPQQVAPSEIPLRYYGDLAALWDFRISPERVVAGENAWVTLCWRALGETTKDYSVFVQIVGHGDEIVADRYTYPGLGSYPTSQWQLGDAFCDTLRVPIPPRAPAPSLYRVAVGLFNHQTQERLPIYLADGTPTDDPFVGQIKVRSPTEKTVTIPNPLVAQFGEEIALLGYRIDQQPSKPGSRVSLALYWQALRMPSADHTVFVHLCDQKGKIVAQADGEPQDGNYPTSWWDAGETVVDERSLTAPLKPGKYSLVVGLYDRTTGTRLSVSGGAFESIEEVVLPVQVTVQ
- a CDS encoding transposase; amino-acid sequence: MRGERGVRKQPQYFYGYKQHVSFNAQAEIITSLCCSTGHDYDGHYLPRLVEADLALGLPVETYAADRGYDDSENHVFLAENGLHSAIRLNSYRTRKKDLNKRVWLEKEVSEPYQAGLKERYKIERKFGEGKRYHGMGRCRYLGLVRYAIQSILTAIVLNLKRLVKLLTGVSFRGRAKVVV
- a CDS encoding transposase, translated to MVPWEQFTAKLVQYYRGRAQEGRPPYDPVVVLKMLLVSYLYNISERDTEDLANFYLPVKYFLGLGVDEKAPDHSTLTAFKNRILENGKLAAYQSLLQEIVRLAQERGVAFGSIQVVDSTHSIADVNVEKEEHRQKEGKPPRDNHASWG
- a CDS encoding glycosyltransferase family 39 protein translates to MPIRLLLAALILIAFGVRVYRLEAQPLWTDEGLSLYRARLDLPGILSNEIVVRGVVTKDTTPPFYFLLLHFLRAGAGESVFALRMLGVMAGVLMVPLLFLLGQRLFSKQAGLATAFLGALSPFHVWYSQDARTYSLLIALSLISVYALLRMRDHLASRSQRVMWVGAWVLAGVTMLYTHYTGFLVLAFEGVVLIVDSVLRSRRRWLLAVGILASLPTIPLVQYAVWRTQHVSEYGVAFRPLDRIFQELISAFSLGLSETLVHPWWAILPFLALAILGAFWVRDRQWRPSLFLLAYFLVPVLIFFVITLFKPLYTGPRHLIIVLPAFLLLMGQGLALLWERQKFLFAMAALWVTAGMIIWLNTQFTDIRFVKDDIRSAAAYITENARADDIVILHDAIIGFVFDYYYEGAAPWTVIPEYTQNDQNTALMEFQEAAETHRRTWFLYWPPPRAAFPPDLLPNWADANLLKYDQVVFPFMWLPMGVAVYGPRYPAVSTPPDDAVPIYREWETGLQLAAVSLPTSPSLAGEKISFHLYWLAGPDNQPDYHLQFRLIDPQGQEWAGWDGPIFKFLPTRAWPKGQFMVQEVEFRLPPDLPPIEYGVQVRIADEKTGHTFVLTGKGDQERDAALLLGTIRVARCTDPTKFYAKEMGTPTRVRFVPDLELIAYRLPQSPTRPGYALPVELHWRATRTLQSDYRLRVWLAGQWGQRWGEMETTLSAIDFPTFLWQQGDRAWGRLKFRLPREIPSGDYDLCLQVFDVAVGEALGVVGAGPWPTNFVTLGRVRVESWPFVTETPPMVHETNALVGGAARLEGYNLSASRLTPGPLTLTLYWRAVETFDRSYHVFVHLVSAHEVIVSQSDGVPVNWTRPTDSWRRGEVIVDEHHLTIGEQIPPGVYSLYVGLYDPKSKVLERLKVVLDGIERVDGRVPLGTIEVVGPP
- a CDS encoding transposase; the protein is LAYLRCPLAHHKAIRTTNLLERAFQESRRRTRVIPHFFTEKACLKLVFSALWQASQRWRRVSMTELEQQQLHLLRRELGLPLYNT